From a single Papaver somniferum cultivar HN1 unplaced genomic scaffold, ASM357369v1 unplaced-scaffold_133, whole genome shotgun sequence genomic region:
- the LOC113333650 gene encoding MDIS1-interacting receptor like kinase 1-like, translated as MSMKSKTNKYLFNQWEFVVIFFTCIGITATVSAVDDETSSILLSIKASLVDPSNRLKDWKQLVHYCDWSGISCNSNGVIQKLDLSYMNLSGNVSDDIQKLQSLTDFNISGNGFSSALPKTISTLTLLENFDVSQNNFVGEFPVGLGNAVGLKVVNASNNNFSGLLPKDLATSTSLQILDFRGSFFTGSIPAVYKSLRNLTFLGLSGNNLTGPIPKEIGQLVSLQRIIIGYNEFEGEIPAEFGELISLEYLDLAVGNIGGHIPAELGNLKKLTTIFLYRNELKGDIPIEIGSITSLELLDLSENYLSGKIPAELSLLKNLQLLNLMSNRLTGQVPNGLGDLTELQVLELWNNSLTGPLPMNLGQKSPLQWLDVSTNSLSGELPSGVCDRGNLTKLILFNNGFTGSIPIGLSKCSSLVRVRIHNNFLSGTIPIGFGKLPKLQRLELANNSLTGKIPDEIGLSTSVSFIDVSRNHLQSLLPSSILSIPNLQTFMAAYNNLEGEIPDMFQDCPSLSILDLSSNFFHGNIPSSIASCGKLINLNLRNNQLTQEIPRSLAVMSSLAMLDLSNNSLVGVLPQNLGSSPALEMLNISYNKLEGPLPTNGILKNINVNDVTGNAGLCGSVLPPCSHSYNMNSLSKQRKNRLKHIMIGWFVGISSVIALGIAVFVGRWAYIRWKSNVSCFEDQFSEKNGDWPWRFLAFQRLNFTSADLLACIKETNVIGMGGTGKVYKAEMPRFQTTVAVKKLWKSPHSDIETGSSPENDDLMGEVSLLGRLRHRNIVRLLGYLHNDSEVMIVYEYMQNGSLGEALHGKQAGKLLVDWVSRYNIAVGVAHGLTYLHHDCHPPVIHRDIKSNNILLDENLDARIADFGIAKMMIKKNETVSMVAGSYGYIAPEYGYTLKVDEKSDIYSFGVVLMELLTGRWPVDPEFGDSVNIVEWVREKIRNNRTLDEALDPNVGGSCKHVEEEMLLVLRIALLCTAKLPKERPSMRDVITMLEEAKPRRKSSSNDSNNSNKERPIFSNSPVIGLL; from the exons ATGTCAATGAAGTCGAAAACGAACAAGTACTTGTTCAATCAATGGGAGTTTGTAGTCATCTTCTTTACTTGCATTGGTATTACAGCTACTGTTTCTGCAGTTGATGATGAAACGTCGTCGATATTATTATCGATAAAAGCAAGTTTAGTAGACCCGTCAAATCGGCTGAAAGATTGGAAACAACTTGTACATTATTGTGACTGGAGTGGCATTTCATGCAACTCTAACGGAGTGATTCAGAAACTTGATCTTTCTTATATGAATTTAAGTGGCAATGTTTCAGATGATATTCAAAAGTTACAAAGTTTAACTGATTTTAATATATCCGGAAATGGGTTTTCATCGGCATTGCCGAAAACCATATCGACACTTACTTTACTAGAGAATTTTGATGTTAGTCAGAATAACTTTGTTGGTGAATTTCCTGTTGGTCTTGGTAATGCAGTAGGCTTGAAAGTTGTTAATGCATCTAATAACAACTTCTCAGGTCTGCTACCGAAAGATCTTGCAACTTCGACGTCTCTTCAAATCTTGGATTTTCGAGGGAGTTTCTTCACTGGTTCGATCCCGGCAGTGTATAAAAGTTTGCGGAATTTGACATTTTTGGGTCTTTCAGGTAATAATCTTACCGGTCCAATACCGAAAGAAATTGGACAACTAGTATCTCTACAGAGAATTATCATTGGATATAATGAGTTTGAAGGTGAAATCCCAGCTGAATTTGGTGAGCTCATTAGTCTTGAGTACTTGGATCTGGCTGTTGGGAACATTGGTGGGCACATTCCAGCTGAACTGGGGAACTTAAAGAAGCTTACGACGATTTTCCTGTACCGGAACGAATTAAAAGGCGATATTCCGATCGAAATTGGTAGCATTACTTCATTAGAACTGTTAGATCTTTCTGAAAATTACCTGTCAGGAAAAATTCCAGCTGAATTGTctttgttgaagaatttacagcTCTTGAATCTGATGTCTAATCGGTTAACCGGTCAGGTTCCGAATGGACTTGGTGACTTGACTGAGTTACAGGTACTCGAGCTGTGGAATAACTCTTTGACAGGTCCTTTACCGATGAATCTTGGTCAGAAGTCTCCGTTGCAGTGGTTAGATGTTTCGACAAATTCATTATCTGGTGAATTACCAAGCGGTGTATGTGATCGAGGTAATCTTACTAAACTCATTCTCTTCAATAATGGTTTTACGGGTTCAATTCCAATCGGTTTATCAAAGTGTTCTTCATTAGTTCGAGTTCGGATTCACAACAATTTTTTGTCTGGAACAATTCCAATTGGGTTTGGTAAGCTTCCAAAGCTTCAAAGGTTGGAATTGGCTAACAATAGTCTTACTGGTAAAATACCAGATGAGATTGGCTTATCAACTTCTGTTTCATTCATCGATGTATCTCGAAACCATCTTCAGTCATTACTTCCTTCTAGCATTCTTTCAATACCAAATCTTCAGACTTTCATGGCTGCATATAACAACTTGGAAGGCGAAATACCAGACATGTTTCAGGATTGCCCTTCACTTTCCATTCTTGATCTGTCCAGTAATTTTTTCCATGGAAACATCCCATCAAGTATTGCTTCCTGTGGGAAGTTGATTAATCTGAATCTTCGCAACAATCAGCTCACCCAAGAAATTCCTAGATCGTTGGCAGTCATGTCCTCGTTAGCAATGCTTGATCTATCCAACAATTCACTTGTCGGTGTATTACCACAGAATTTAGGAAGCTCACCAGCCTTGGAAATGCTTAATATTTCGTATAACAAGCTAGAGGGTCCACTGCCTACGAATGGTATACTAAAAAATATTAACGTAAATGATGTTACTGGCAATGCTGGTCTCTGCGGGAGTGTTCTTCCACCATGTTCTCATAGTTACAACATGAATTCATTGAGCAAGCAAAGGAAGAATCGGTTGAAACACATAATGATCGGATGGTTTGTCGGTATTTCTTCAGTTATAGCTCTAGGAATAGCAGTTTTTGTAGGTCGGTGGGCGTATATTAGATGGAAATCGAATGTCAGTTGTTTTGAAGATCAATTCAGTGAGAAAAATGGAGACTGGCCATGGAGGTTCTTAGCATTTCAGAGACTTAACTTCACTAGTGCTGATTTACTCGCGTGTATTAAGGAAACAAATGTTATTGGTATGGGTGGAACCGGGAAAGTTTACAAGGCTGAAATGCCAAGGTTTCAGACAACAGTGGCCGTTAAAAAGCTCTGGAAATCACCACACTCTGATATTGAAACTGGAAGTAGTCCTGAGAATGACGATCTAATGGGAGAAGTGAGTCTTCTAGGAAGGCTTCGACATAGAAATATTGTCCGTTTGCTAGGGTACCTTCATAACGATTCAGAGGTAATGATCGTTTACGAGTACATGCAAAATGGAAGTCTGGGCGAAGCTTTACACGGAAAACAAGCTGGAAAACTGTTGGTTGATTGGGTTTCAAGGTACAACATAGCCGTCGGAGTTGCTCATGGATTGACATATCTTCACCACGACTGCCATCCTCCAGTAATTCACAGAGATATCAAGTCAAACAATATCTTGCTTGATGAGAATCTCGATGCTAGGATTGCTGATTTTGGAATTGCAAAAATGATGATCAAGAAGAATGAAACGGTATCCATGGTTGCAGGTTCTTACGGATATATTGCACCAG AATATGGATACACCTTGAAGGTCGACGAGAAGAGCGATATCTACAGTTTCGGGGTAGTGTTAATGGAGCTTCTAACAGGAAGATGGCCAGTAGATCCTGAATTCGGAGACTCGGTGAACATTGTAGAATGGGTTCGAGAAAAGATCCGCAATAACAGAACTTTAGATGAAGCTTTGGATCCAAATGTAGGTGGAAGTTGTAAACATGTTGAAGAAGAAATGCTTCTTGTTCTTCGGATTGCACTTTTATGTACAGCCAAACTACCCAAAGAAAGGCCCTCCATGAGAGATGTCATAACAATGTTAGAAGAAGCAAAGCCTCGAAGAAAAAGCAGTAGTAATGACAGCAATAATTCCAACAAAGAGAGACCCATTTTTAGTAATTCACCTGTAATTGGTCTTCTGTAA